The Setaria viridis chromosome 9, Setaria_viridis_v4.0, whole genome shotgun sequence sequence CTGAGTCTCACGATTTGTGAGAGAGAACGTTGTGTGTAAATTATTGGGTCTACAAGGAATTACTTACTGAGTTTCTTTATTCATGGACCTGTCGCCTTTTAAAGATTGTAGATTGCTTCCATGCACACACGATGTTTTACATTAGCAGTGGCAATTATCTTTTTACTGATATGGAGCTAAGTAACCATGAATAAAATGTCATTGCGCAATGACCAGTCAGGGCTGTGTGTGCAGTGGCTGTATTCTTTATCTGTTTTGTTTGATCTATTCAGTCGGTCTAGCTAAGATTGTAACAAAGGAGCCTTGAATGATTTGTAGACAGTACTATTTGTCTCGTAGCTTGTAGCTGAGCTCTTACTGTTGTGCTTGTGCTCGTTTCAGCTGGGTGCCAGCTTACAGTCAACATATGCTGCCAACATATGCTCAAAATGGGGCAGTTTTGCAAGACCTTTCAGGTAACAATGATCTCTTGTCTTAATTCTACACATCTTACTTATTGTAGTAATGCTAATTCCGGATAATCTGTTTTCAGTGCAAAAGCAGCTGGAAGTGAGGTTATTGGAATTGATTTGGGAACAACTAACTCATGTGTTGCTGTTATGGAGGGAAAGGTCAGCTACTCCTAAGAATTTTCCCTGTCATGATTTTGTTTCTCTCATTTGCTGTTTACTAAAACTGAGTAATTAATTACTGCAGAACCCAAAAGTTATTGAGAATGCTGAAGGTGCGCGAACAACACCATCTGTTGTTGCATTTACTCCGAAGGGTGAAAGGCTTGTTGGAACTCCGGCCAAGCGACAGGCTGTAACCAATCCGCAGAATACCTTCTTTGGAACAAAGCGGTTGATTGGGCGCCGCTTTGATGATCCACAGACACAGAAAGAGATGAAGATGGTGCCGTACAAAATCGTGAAGGCTCCAAATGGTGATGCTTGGGTTGAAACAACAGATGGAAAGCAATACTCACCAAGTCAGGTCGGTGCATTTGTGCTGACCAAGATGAAGGAGACAGCTGAATCTTACCTTGGCAAATCTGTCTCGAAGGCAGTGATTACTGTTCCAGCTTATTTCAATGATGCTCAGCGTCAGGCCACAAAGGATGCTGGCCGCATTGCGGGCCTTGATGTTGAGAGGATCATCAATGAACCAACAGCAGCTGCTCTGTCTTATGGAATGAACAACAAGGAGGGTTTGATAGCAGTCTTTGATCTTGGAGGAGGAACTTTTGATATCTCTATTCTGGAGATCTCAAATGGAGTTTTTGAGGTATATCTTCTTAACTTTCAACTCACCTTGTTCTGGAAAACATTTTCTGAAATGCATTCTTTTTCTGATCCTATTTTATGTATTGTCACTCAGGTCAAAGCAACAAATGGTGATACCTTCTTGGGTGGTGAAGATTTTGATAACACTCTATTGGAATTCTTGGTGAGTGATTTCAAGAAAACTGAGGGCATTGATCTGTCAAAGGATAGGTTGGCCCTGCAGAGGCTCCGTGAAGCTGCTGAGAAGGCAAAGGTTGAACTTTCATCGACTTCTCAGACTGAGATCAATCTACCATTCATAACAGCTGATTCTTCCGGAGCAAAGCATTTGAACATCACGCTGACAAGGTCAAAGTTTGAATCTCTTGTGCACAATCTGATTGAGAGGACTAGAGACCCATGCAAGAACTGCTTGAAGGATGCTGGAATATCTACTAAGGAGGTGGATGAAGTGCTTCTTGTTGGTGGAATGACTAGGGTTCCAAAGGTACAGGAGGTGGTATCTGAAATTTTTGGAAAGAGCCCAAGCAAAGGAGTCAACCCAGATGAAGCTGTGGCAATGGGTGCTGCCATTCAGGGTGGCATTCTCCGTGGAGATGTTAAGGAGCTTCTTCTCCTTGATGTTACTCCCCTGTCACTTGGTATTGAGACACTCGGTGGTATCTTCACCAGATTGATCAACAGGAACACCACAATTCCCACAAAGAAAAGCCAGGTGAGTTATGATATCTCTGCTCTTTGTTAGGGGTAAATATGATTAATCCCTCTGAGGATGCAGCTTTATCTTGTTGGGAATACCTCATTTAACCTGACGAGCCTTTAATTAAAACATTTGTGAAAATCTATCTCACGCGTTGATTGGGAATAGTCACAAGTTGCAATACAATTCTCTCATAGTTTCTGATATAGCCTCATGCTGACTATTTGCATTGTCATCTTTACGAAGTGTATTATGAGCCTTTTGATCTTATCTCCTGCAACTCATTGGTTGTCACTTGCTTTAGTGGTGTTCTCGTAGGTAGCCCAagtatccccccccccccccccccccccccccccccccaaaactCCCTGGTTACTCTGTTCTAATCTTTGGCTCTGGTTTTCCAGGTGTTCTCAACTGCTGCTGACAATCAGACCCAAGTAGGTATCCGTGTATTGCAAGGTGAGCGTGAGATGGCTGCAGACAACAAGCTTCTTGGTGAATTTGATCTTGTGGGCATTCCACCGGCGCCAAGAGGCCTGCCTCAGATTGAGGTCACATTTGACATCGATGCCAATGGTATCGTGACCGTCTCTGCCAAAGATAAGGCCACTGGAAAGGAGCAGAATATCACCATCCGATCCTCTGGTGGGCTGTCTGAGGCTGACATCCAGAAGATGGTCCAAGAAGCTGAGCTGCATGCCCAGAAGGATCAGGAGAGGAAAGCCCTCATCGACATCAGGAACAACGCAGACACAACTATCTACAGCATCGAGAAGAGTCTAGGAGAGTACAGGGACAAGATCCCAGCAGAGGTTGCATCTGAGATCGAGGCAGCCATCGCTGACCTCCGCCAGGAGATGGCCTCAGACGACATTGAGAAGATCAAGGCCAAGCTTGAGGCTGCCAACAAGGCTGTCTCAAAGATCGGGCAGCACATGTCTGGCGGTGGCTCAGGCGGATCGCAGTCGGGATCTGGACCTCAGAGTGGTGGCGATCAGGCTCCGGAGGCGGAGTACGAGGAGGTCAAGAAGTGAGTTGGAAGGGAACGAACAGTAGCATCCCTTAGAAGTAGCTACTCCTTTTTTGGGAACACAAGATAGTCAGATGTGATGTAACCTGTTCTGTAATAATCCTTTGGATTTGCCCCCACTTGTTCCTCCTCAGCAGTGATGTGAGATCACACAACATTGTCTGCTAGGTCATATGGCTTTGTTGCACATGATGCCTTGTTCGGGCCTGATCCACGCGCACAGTGAACCATTGGCGAGTTTTTGCTAATGTACGAAGGTATATTTGTTTCAGATTTTTACTGTTGGTGATGCTTTGGTGACATGTTCTT is a genomic window containing:
- the LOC117838454 gene encoding heat shock 70 kDa protein, mitochondrial gives rise to the protein MAASLLLRAARRRELASPLGSLGASLQSTYAANICSKWGSFARPFSAKAAGSEVIGIDLGTTNSCVAVMEGKNPKVIENAEGARTTPSVVAFTPKGERLVGTPAKRQAVTNPQNTFFGTKRLIGRRFDDPQTQKEMKMVPYKIVKAPNGDAWVETTDGKQYSPSQVGAFVLTKMKETAESYLGKSVSKAVITVPAYFNDAQRQATKDAGRIAGLDVERIINEPTAAALSYGMNNKEGLIAVFDLGGGTFDISILEISNGVFEVKATNGDTFLGGEDFDNTLLEFLVSDFKKTEGIDLSKDRLALQRLREAAEKAKVELSSTSQTEINLPFITADSSGAKHLNITLTRSKFESLVHNLIERTRDPCKNCLKDAGISTKEVDEVLLVGGMTRVPKVQEVVSEIFGKSPSKGVNPDEAVAMGAAIQGGILRGDVKELLLLDVTPLSLGIETLGGIFTRLINRNTTIPTKKSQVFSTAADNQTQVGIRVLQGEREMAADNKLLGEFDLVGIPPAPRGLPQIEVTFDIDANGIVTVSAKDKATGKEQNITIRSSGGLSEADIQKMVQEAELHAQKDQERKALIDIRNNADTTIYSIEKSLGEYRDKIPAEVASEIEAAIADLRQEMASDDIEKIKAKLEAANKAVSKIGQHMSGGGSGGSQSGSGPQSGGDQAPEAEYEEVKK